ctgctttataatatagctttaaatcaggtacacttagaccaccttcctctgacttttttttcattagttcccttgcaattctcgaccttttattcttccatatgaattttgttgttattttttctaggtcattaaaatagtttcttgggagtctgattggtatagcactaaataaatagattagtttggggagtattgtcatctttattatattcgctcggcctatccaagaacattgaatgtctttccaattatttaaatctgattttatttttgtggcaagtgttttgtaatttttctcatataattcctgactctcctttggtagatatattcccaaatatttgatactatcgactgttattttgaatggaatttctctttgtatctcttgctgttggattgtgttggtaatgtataaaaatcctgaggatttatgtggatttattttgtatcctgcgactttgctaaaattctgaattatttctaatagctttttagcagagtctttggggttctctaagtataccatcatgtcatcacaattgaactttgaaataatgtacaattaacctgtgaaggaaataaaaaatgcaggtggacaaaaatagagggattgggaattttatgtagtggttcatactcatttcccagagttctttctctgggtatagctgttcagttcattactgctctcttggaactgatttgtttaatttcattgttgaagaaggccacatccatcagaatggatcattatatagtattgttgaagtatataatgacatGATCTTTATTTCAAGATTAATGAGCAGAGTAAATGCAGGAACTGAATCATATCCATAGTGACaatttttgtaaatgaaataaaaatttaataactttGGCACTAAATGGAAGAAAGGCTCATAAAATTTCCtcaagaaacaaattaaatgacaTAGTTGCTTTCCTGTTACAGAGTCACAGGCTCTGTAAGAACACTTGATCATCTTTCCTAGCAATGTTTACAGAACGTACAAATAGGGAGGCAATGGAAGAATTGTCCTGGCAGCTTTTCTCCCTAAATTGAACCAAAATTTGTTATTACCTAGACCTGCTCTTTCTCCATCACTCTAGCCATTAATCATTGTAACAAGtatcatgaaaataattgcagCTTTTATGTCATCATTTATTTCTTGAGGACGAAACGAGAAATtccatgaaggggaaaaaatattccaacAATTAGAATTGTTCAAAAGTATAATGGGGTTCAACTTCACTGCTGGCATTCAAGCAGAAGACACTTGCTGGGATTTTGTAGCAAAAATTGCTGCTTAGATAAGACTTGGACTAGATTCCATCTGACATCTCTTGTGGAATTTgtgaaaatgagaaagttggaagTAGATTTAAGGTTAGTACTattaaaagaaccagaaaaagacTTTTAAGGGGAAAAGTTAGGGAAAGGCATAGGTAGATAAGAATAATGCAAAGGGAGAATTTGTGGAAAGGTTGTGATTAGGCTGACGAGAATCATGATACCTACCTCCTCACAGTTAGGAAGTGATGGACTGTGCAGAATGAGATGTCTTTTTTGATGTGGTCAGtctgggaatttgttttgcttgagtatgtatgtttataggtttatttttatttttttttccattggggaATGGAAAGGTGAGAAGATAAATGATTGTTagtttaaatgattaaaaaaaaaaggtgccatGTGTGAGGAGCAACTGGTAGGTTAGTGTGTAACTGGATGGTATAATGTGTGGGGGGTTGAAAATATaatactggaaaggtaggaaggaactAGGTAATGAAGAGCTTTACATGTCAAagagaattttctattttatcttagcAGAATTAGGGAGCCAGTAATCAAGTAGGGAGCTGACCTGATCAGATATGTACTTGAGGAAAATGACTAGCCACTGAGTGGGAGATGGATGGGTAGAAATGGTTCAAAGACATCATTTACAGTAGACAGGGACAGCTGTTACAGTAGGATAGGGGAGAGATGTGAAGGCCTATATCCAAGTTGTGGCTAggtgagtagagagaagaggtCAAAATGTGCTGGACTAACTTCAGTGTTCAGGGTTAGTTAAACTAGTAAATTGGGCGAAtgttataaatgtatttatacaatttttagCAAAGCATATGATAATGCTCAAACTGTTCTTACTAAGAAGTTAAAGTGTAGACTAGATAGATTAAGACTACTCAAAGAAGAGTCATTAGTGATTTAATGTCAAGGTGGCCAGTGGTTTCCAGTAGGGTGCCCCACATATCTGTGCATAGTTCATTGCTGtggaacatttttattaatgactttaaTAAAGGCATAGATAGCATTTTCAAATGTACAAATGGTGCTAACATTCAATGGTAAAGTCAGAATCCAAAAAGACCTTGACAGGCTAAAGCGTTGggctaaatttaataaaatataatttgttatgaataaatgtataaaactttacagatgggtaaaaaagaaaatcacctaCTTAAGTACAAGATGTCAGATTGATGATTCGATTCCATTTTGTTTgaatttgtctgaaaaagatctagaaGTTTTAGTGGATTCTAAACCCAACGTGAATCAGGAGTGTGATATGACAGCCAAAAAAATTATCTCCACCTTCACTGAGAACCTCATTTCTAAGAATTCTAATAGTCCCTCTGTATCCTTCTCTAATCAGGCCATTTTGGATTGTTGGGCTCAGTTTTGAGCTCTAAAGTTTAAGAAAGACATTGGTAAGCTCAGGTTGGTAGGGGAACCTTCAGGCCTTGTCACATGAAGATCAGTTGAGTTTGTCTAAGAGAAGATGTGGGGATATAATAACTTTCTTCTAATATTTGAAGAGTTATCATGTGGGAGACATTTGTCATATGGCAGAATGTGtaaaagttgcaaagaagcaaatttagactTAATGTTGGGAAAAGTAGCAACTGGAGCTGTCTAAAAGGGGAATGGGCTACCTTGAGATGTGTTGGATACCCCTTCCCTTCCAGTtggaggtggttttttttttttttttttattaattaattacagctttttatttacaagatatatgcatgggtaactttacagcactgacaattgccaagccttttgttccaatttttctctgtcctttcttccccctcccccagatggcaggtcgaccaatacatgttacatatgttaaagtataaattaaatacaatatatgtatatatgttcaaacagttattttgctgtacaaaaagaattggactttgaaatagagtacaattagcctgtgaaggaaatcaaaaatgcaggtagacaaaaatagggggattgggaattctatgtagtggttcatagtcatctcccagagttctttcactggtgtagctggttcagttcattactgctctattggaactgatttggttcatctcattgttggagagggccacgtccatcagaatggatcattatatagtattgttgttgaaatatataatgatctcctggtcctgctcatctcactcagcatcactccatgtaagtctctccaggcctttctgaaatcatccttctggtcatttcttacagaacaataatattccataatattcatataccacagtttattcagccaatctccaattgatgggcatccactcagtttccagtttctggctactacatttttgcacatacaggttcctttcccttctttaagatctctctgtgatataagcccagtatggatcaaagggtatgtacagtttgataactttttgggcatagttccaaataattctccagaatggctggatgtattcacaattccatcaacaatgtatcagtgtccctgttttcccacatcctccccAGTTGGAAGTCTTTTATCAGATTCTAGGTTACTTGTTAAGTATAATATAATGGGCATTCTTTTTGGGAATAACTTAGATTGTATTGATGCCACAGTCTTTAAACTCAGTTCTGTCAAGTCACAGCTATaacaatattaaaatgttaaCGCTCCTAAAAGGAACAAAACTAAGAACTTAACATTGGAAATTGAGGTCAAAATAGTATTTGGAGATGGCCAACATTATTGGCAGCTAGATTGTGTAACcgatagaatgccagacctggtGTTAGggagaattgagttcaaatacagcctcagacacactgggcaagttatttaatctctgcttacctcagtttcttcatgtgtcaaatggaggtgataataatagtacctactcagagttttgaggatcaaatgagataattacaaAGTTCTCAGCACAGTGTGTAGCatgtaagcactatataaatgttaacataGAAAATCTAGACTTTAATAAGAAAACCAATTAACTTGATTATAGGAATTGCTTTTGTGCTTAAGTTACTACCAGAAAAGATCAAGGaagcttaaaaaatatattctgtttCTAACAAGACATCATCAGATATTTTGCAATTAATTGATCTAGACACTCATTTGatcttttataaaaatacttataaaactCGCTATTGACAAAAATGAAAGCCATCGAAAGTTAGAGGGACAGTTATTTACATTTGGATAAGATCAGCATAGTAAGAATGACTATTATTTTTGGAGTTAAttcataaatttaattcaatattagtgaaaatgtcaataatttatataaaaaactaAGAGGGCAAGAATATTTAGCTTGGGTCTGGAAGAAGATGATAGAAATGTATCTGTTATAAGGCAATTACCATTAAAACTACTCAAAATTTAGCTACAGTGCTTTAAGGGTTCTTGATTTCATCATTGTAcgtctttctctttatctctatccGTTTGTGATAAGGATCATAGCCCCTTATGGTTTTATTAAAGCAGTTAATGAATTTTGCCGTCCCCCTCATTTAGTAGTTACCTTTTTAATCCAATTTTCTTCTCACTCCCTTCTCCTCTACTcattgggaaatttaaaaaaataataataaaacaaagctCATTCCCACAttttagccatgtccaaaaaaaataaatataattcaatttgCACTCgagtctttttatttctctctctggagatgagTTGAATGTCATCATGAGTCTTCTGTAACTGTGGTTAGTTCTtctgtgttgatcagagttcatAAGTCTTTAACAATTGTTTGCCATTATAGTACTATTGTATTAGATAAACTGTTCTAGTTCTACttctttcattttgcatttgttcatacaatctttccaggtttttcctaaAACTATCctctttgtaatttcttatagaacaatagcatgCCATCACATACACTtcccataatttgttcagccatcctcTTGGACGCCCCTcagtttctatttatttctttgctaccatgaaaaaaaaagctattaccaTTTCCAAACTTATCTGGgctgaaagataaaatataaaatctgtttcTTAAACTggacttaaattcttttttattcagcTGTCAAGGCCTGGCACCAAAGTAAACCTTAGGTGGCAGAAGAACTAATACCTGGCCAAAGAGGGCTCCTAGAAATAAAACCAAATGTATAATGTttgattattattaatgtttGACAAATATGTGGAAAGTAAAAATCAGGACACAGAATCACTAGTTATCAAATAAAGGGAAAACCAGAtaatattttcagtcttttctaaGCCTCTAAAATACTCTGGGTTAACAAGCAGAGCCAGTGGATTGCACAGCTTTAAAATAGTTATGAAAATGTACATCCTGAGCCCATTAGAATtgattaataatcaattaatacttaataataattaattaattagaataaGTGAAATAGAATGCGTGGTCATTTTAATCTAGGACCCAGAACCCGGGAATTTGACCTCAGAGCCTTTCTATTTCACTTATTCCATGAATGGCAATATCCTCCCTTAGacattcccttcttcctctggAGGTTAAGAAAATAAGTAAGCCTGAGACTCAGGAGTGATGATTTCAAGTACAATCAAgccatttatttttccccctgtgGACAGGTACTTAACGAGATTCTGTTGGATTGGCTGTGTGCTGTTCCCTCCCTAACTCCTCCATTCCTGACTGTATTACAGTCCTATTAACTTAGAGGGAAATCGAGAACAAACTGGACAGATATGCCTTTTGGGTACAGCCACATAGTGGTGGTTTCTAGGATGGGTCTCACCTTGTCCCCTTCTTTCTTTAGGAAGCTGCAGTTGCAGTTGTTGGACATGACAGGAATTCTAGATTCTGGCTATGAGGAAGACCTCACAACCATGACCATGTGGTCCCGTACCGTGTCTGTGATCCAGACCTGCATCATGGGTCAGCTGAACAAATCTTTACGACAGAGACGACGGCGGGCCAAGCGCAGGAAGGCGGTTCCGCCCATCTACACTCCAACCCCCATAGAGGTTCGAGTGGATCTCCGGGTGACCCACAGCTCCTATGGCTTTCTGAAGGACACACTACAGACGAGTGCTTTCAGCCCTCTGCGCCTCTGCTGTCGAGATTTCCGGGCTGAAGAGCTCCCTTTGAACAGCACTGTTGACATGTTGGAGTTACTGGACCCCATGCACTTGCGCCGAGTGGACCTGTGTTTCAACAGCCTCGAGTTATCTGGCCTGTGTGAACTCATGGCTTCGATTGTGAAGTTCAACAACTTGCTGAGCCTGAAGCTTCAGTACAGCTATGTGGACCTCTGGCAGCTCTCCTCTGAGGCAGAAGAGAGCTTCCGTTTGTTTATCACAGAGCTTAACAAGTTGAACCGCCTCAGAGAGCTCAATTTGGGTTCCTCTTGCCTTTCTGGTCGGCTGGGTCAGTTGCTCAGGTAAATGGACCTGGGAGAcgtctttcttcttattttgtcTTGTGCTCACGACAGTTCAGTGACTCCCTTCTCCATGGTCCACATTATGCTGATTTCACtaactcagttcttttttttttttttcttttttttaatttttattattactatgttttattatttttttatttattatatattattttattatttattattattactatattttattattactatgaaCTCTGAGATAATTTccaatgataaaattatatgtttcttattttcatattctcCAATGGGTTAAGGGCCTTCAAAGTGCTCACTAAAGCTGATTCCATTAAGAGATCATTGCTTCAAAGGCTGGTCACAGGAAAAATGATGTAGGATGTGAAATTTATATCTCCACCTCCACTGGTTCTTTCTATCATCAGATATGTATCCAGTGTCCTTGTAAGGCTCACTAACTCAGTTCTTGATGGTGTCCATGAGAAAATGTTACAAGATGTATTCTTTTGTAGTCATCTAGTTTGCTAGAGATTGCTTTTGATAACAAAGCTTGCCTAAAAGTCTTCTTAATTTTACCTTCTTAAAGCCTTGCcagtccttttttattttatttttttatttttttggttaaggcagttggggttaagtgacttgcccagggtcatacagctaggaagtgttaagtgtctgaagacagatttgaactcaggtcctcttgacttcaggattggtgctctagtcactgaaccatctagctgccccaacaactgctacttattttcttcttcctttctttcctccctccctccctccctcccttccttccttctttccttccttccgcatttgggattaaatgacttgcccagggtcacacagctaggaagtgttaagtgtttaacTTGTCAATTCTCTAGACGTTTCATAATGTTAATGATCATCATAGCATGAGGATTTTTGTCCTTATTAACCTGTTTTTTTTTACTGTGTTCTTCCCCATTCCTTCATTACCTCTGTGGCCAAAACCTGTATCTCGAAGCAGGGGGCAAAGCTTTTTGCAGACCAACATCTGTCTTGTCCCTTCGGTACGGGTGAGTCTCTGGATTTTGATAGCAAATAATGCCACGTTTTTCTCTTTGCAGTGCCCTGCAGGACCCCCTGGAGAGCCTGGAAGTGGCCTTCTGCTATCTCCTCCCCGCAGACTTGAGGTACCTGGCCCAAAGTCCACACGGCCCCCACCTGAAGAAGTTGGACCTCAGCGGCAACAACCTTTCTGGTGCCCTGCTGGGCCCTTTCCAGTCTGTACTGAAGGCCGTCTGCGTCTCCCTGACGCTCCTGAATGTGACTGAATGTGAGCTTATGGACAACCACCTTATTTCCACTCTTCCAAGCCTGTGCCGCTGTGTTCATCTCCGCTACCTTGGTCTCTATGGCAATCCTCTCTCTACCTCTGGACTTAAAACCCTTTTGGTCCGGTCAGAGGTCCTATCTGAGCTCCAGCTGGTGGTCTATCCATTCCCCGTGGACTGCTATGAGATTTTGCCGTGGCCACCTCCTGCTGCCATCCTGCTGGATGAGGAGAAGTTTGCCCACGTTCAGGCTGAATTACGCCAGATGCTCCTGTCCGCTGACCGCACTAATGTGTTGTGGACCACGGATGTCTACGGTCCCAACATGCCTGACTACTTTAGCTTATAACTGGTGGTCTGCTTGCCAGGGATGGAGAGGACCTTGTGGCCATCCATCCTCCCTGGATTGGAGAGGCTATCGCCGGTAGCTCCGGTGCTGATTCTTAGGGGCCACAAGGAGTCTTGAGGCCTTCTCTCCTGCTGCTTGTCATCTTTAAATACTAGGAATTCCGGCTTGTCTAGCAGGGGCATGGAGCTAACTTTATAGTTTGGGGATGGGAGGGTTGGGGGGAGGGTATTTCTGTTGGAGGATATTTATGAGAACCCACCAGGTTTATGAGAACCTAGGTTACCTTCTAGTCTCCCAAAAGTGGGTCAGAGGGGCTTACAGGGTCCTGTCAAGGATACCAGATAAGCTAGGCCAGGTATTCGGAAAAGGTTGTCCTGACACATGTCTGGTTTACTCTCTTATACCCATTCCGAGGGTGTGGAGAGAATCTTCATCTTTTTCTGCTTTATAAGGCTTATTCCTGTGTCCTCAAGACATACTGGGCTGGTTTAGCCCAGGTGAGCACTTAAAGTCTTATAGTGTTCAGTCGGTGGTTAAGTATACCCAGGAGACTCAGGAGTTTTCCCTGGCCAGTTTGGAATGCTGGTGTTAGGGTTTGATTTCAGAGTCCCCACAGGTCTTACTCTAGCCATTCAGTGGGCTCCATATGCTTACTTAGTTCTGAACCATAATGACATTTTTGTGGATAAAGGACTAATATTATGAACAAGTAGCATGAATTTGCTTAGCATTCCCCCTTAAATTCTGTGGGTGTTTGGGGATATTTGAATTAACCGTTCAAATCACAAGTATTGCACCAGAATAGAAATCTCTGTCTTTAGATTGTGAGGTCCCCCTGTGTTTTTTGATGTCTTCTTTTTGATATATATTTCCTGTTGTATCTTCTAGGTGATTGTGTAGGAGCTGGAATGTTCTCCAAAGGGCTCCTTTTCCCAGGAGTCTTTTCCCAGGTTATTATCTGAATTCTTGTTCATTTTAGGAGAAGATGTCTAAATTGTGGTCCATATTTAAGGTGGGTTCCCATTGGGGAAAACTTTGCATAGCATAGGAACTAGGTGTGAGTTCTTCTTCTTGACTGAAGTTATCCTTAAATGTGTGCCCCTTTTTCATTTAAGAGGGGTTCTGTTCTGCCAAGGTGTTCCAGGGGGCCACTAGAGTGAGGGTCGGGTTCTTGGGTTTCTTTATATTCTTCACATAACACATTACAAACAGCAACATATTATACCTTTCCAAATTAGAAAGCTTCATTCTAATAAAATCCAAACAAGTTTCTTACTGTTTGGATGTGATTCTGCAGAGTCAGTAGCTTGGCCACCATTTGGCACAGATCCAGAAGGCTTTGTTTTGACGGAAATTCTCCTTTGGTTGCTATAGGGAGTGATCTGTTTCTTGAAGGAACATTAATACTTGGCAAGTAAAGTTAGGTAAGACCTGCATCTCCTGCTGTTCTTTGAAGGGGGTGTATTTTTATTGCTTATGCCTTCTACATTTGCATATGTGTTGAAAACTCCTTGCCAGTTAACAGCATATTGCCTGGGTGAAAACTAAGTAATAATACTAAAGGAAGCCAGCTTGGATTTTATATCCAGAAAGCAGTTCAGTGATTAGCAATAAAAATGCAATTATACATATACACCTTTTCTTAGCATGGTTCACATTTTCTTTAGTTCCTATTTTTATCACAAAAGCATAGTTTTTAACTCTAAACAAGTGAGAAATCTTgaataattttagaataaaattaatCTCCAAATTATTCCACTTCTAGGATAACAGTGTACATGTAATTCACATAAAGAGCAGATGCATCAGTTGGCAGAATATTTTCTTGTAATTTAAACTCCCACATTGcatataaaactattttcatacCTTTGGACACATGTACACATTTAAAATTTACTTGAATAATAGAttgtttttcaaaacattcaAATTATTAATTTGCCTGAAGAAAGGAGTCAAAAATATTTGCTTCCTATGcagttatttttcattctttcagatgCTTAAAGTTCTCCCAGTACTTGTGAAATGAACTCAAAAATTATCAGGTAAATACTTCCTCTATCAGTTAAAAAACTATCCTGTTACTCTTTAATACAATCAGGTATAATGACTGGATTTCTAGAATGCCCATGTTCATCTATCTGCTTCTTTTCTGTTGGGGTTAACAATAACATTCTTAAGATTATCTCTCTACCCTCATAATCTATAGCTAATATAGTACATATAGTCCTGCAGTTagttcattttaaacatttttagaaggcattgtttttctgattctaagtctaaTTTCAGGGGATTGACCTGAATAATTCTGCTGGAACTAAGAACCTCTCTTATGTAAGGAGTAGATCTAGGGTAGgagtttttaacattttgtgtcatggaccctctTGGTACTGATGAAGCCCATAGATCCCTTTtctgaataatgttttaaattcaGAGTAAAATAcccagaattacaaaggaaaccagttttattgaaatgcaattaaaaaatttttttaaacaagtttatGGATCCCAGGTTAGAATGTAGGTTAAAGGTGACATTGGGCAATCAACTTGTATCATGGTTTAGTTATAGAGGGTAAGAGTAATAGAGTATGTCATTGTAACCTAGGAAATCATGTGTCTGAATTCATTgtaggttgtttttgttttttttttttttaaacccaaggGGTTCATACTTTTTTTGATAGATTTAATTGAATTGGACACATAAAAATCATGACTCAGGTTATTTTGGgagctttggattttttttttaaggatccatgtagaaggaatttttttaatataccaACACTAGATGGACTTTAACACTGgggtaaatataatttttaaatggtctTTCTTCAGAAGACTGTGTATATGGCTCAAGGTTGTCAAAGAGCAAATCAGTAAGAAAGAGTTCTTCATGCCTGTCTTGAAATATGCTAAGCTGAGAATAGACTAGAAACCCCTGTTCTCAACCATTTTTTGGATCAAAGAGTCAAACATAAAATTTTAGTTGGGAACCTTAGAAATTGTCTAGTCCAACCTCCTGATGttataaattaggaaatcaaAACCTACAGAAGTTGAAGAGCTAGAGATCAAATTCTTATTTTCTGATCcctaatttatatatttcttatgctgtctatttttcttgttcagaaaTAATGGTAATTTTTATCTCTTAGCTCTTGGTATAGCTCTGGTGCCTTGGTATGTAACTATTGTGGAGCATTATTAATACAATTGCTGGGGGTTCTGTGTGGGGTTTGGTGGGAGACATGGTCATTGGGTAAGAGAATGCAGTACCCTGAGTCCTAGTAGCAAGAAAAGGTTTCTTGGGGGAGagaggttgcttttttttttttttttttttttatttaagggaCTCCTAGGGAGTAAATAGGAATATAGAGCAGCTTTTTTCCACCATATAGAGGAAGTGGAAGGAAATGGGTGCtaattttctgttcttttgaAGATTTCAGAGAAGATGGTGAGACAAAAATAGTGTGGGGTCTCAATGAGAAGTGAAAATGTTGAAATAAATATAACCAGAATATTTAAAATCAACCtggatctaaaaaagaaaatgaaagtggtTGGTGAAagcacaatttaaaaattctgcaATAATATCAAAGCACCAGGAACATGATGGAGGAAATACTATGAAGGTTGGGGAGTAGAACTCACTTGATAAATAATGGACAAGAGAGATTAGGTaaatgtttttaaggaaataaaaggcctaaactaaaaggagaaaaaggacaaattcaaGAAACTTTCCTGGGTAGTTCTGGATCTTTAGCAATAAAGTCTAGGATAATAGGGGATCAAATTTGGCATTGAAAATATGAAGGATAATTCAGAATTAAAGCTGATTAAAATCAGATCCAGTTCTTGGAACAAGCATTTCCAAGATTAAAGTAGGGTTTAAATGGACCTTGAACTTACTGTTAATGGGGTTTGTGGGTTTTAACTGGGTCTGGCTTAGGATCATCGATGCTACAAAATGTAGAAACAGCTGAATATAGAAATAGTTTTCTGAGAATTGAGACAATTTTTCCATATCTGAAAACAAAACCAGTTTTTAAAATTGAAGGAATTCATTAGCTTTTGTTGAAGAAATCTCACCAAATATCCCATGGCATATAAAGGTGAAATTCCCAAATTCAGATAAAGGGAGACTTCtccaagcaacaacaaaaaaagagtataGACAGTGTGCTTCAGAAGTCTTAAGTGAAGTTTAAAGCTGTAATAACATGAAGCTCTAGTGCTTTAGcaatgtttttaacatttttggcACAccctgtataaaaaaaaaaaaaaaatgaaagaaaaggtctCCAAACATCACAAAACTAAAACATGGGGTAAAATCTTGAGTGCCAAAGA
This sequence is a window from Sminthopsis crassicaudata isolate SCR6 chromosome 1, ASM4859323v1, whole genome shotgun sequence. Protein-coding genes within it:
- the LOC141539967 gene encoding leucine-rich repeat-containing protein 14-like, yielding MHSLVFLCARQVIQDQVFACQALAFLPQELYAVLFKAAFLDRKTLVLQKLVQMWPFPLLSFHQLLRENSDCRRIPLQERPTKESVQAVILGLSARLREPPPRRKLQLQLLDMTGILDSGYEEDLTTMTMWSRTVSVIQTCIMGQLNKSLRQRRRRAKRRKAVPPIYTPTPIEVRVDLRVTHSSYGFLKDTLQTSAFSPLRLCCRDFRAEELPLNSTVDMLELLDPMHLRRVDLCFNSLELSGLCELMASIVKFNNLLSLKLQYSYVDLWQLSSEAEESFRLFITELNKLNRLRELNLGSSCLSGRLGQLLSALQDPLESLEVAFCYLLPADLRYLAQSPHGPHLKKLDLSGNNLSGALLGPFQSVLKAVCVSLTLLNVTECELMDNHLISTLPSLCRCVHLRYLGLYGNPLSTSGLKTLLVRSEVLSELQLVVYPFPVDCYEILPWPPPAAILLDEEKFAHVQAELRQMLLSADRTNVLWTTDVYGPNMPDYFSL